From one Anopheles cruzii chromosome 3, idAnoCruzAS_RS32_06, whole genome shotgun sequence genomic stretch:
- the LOC128274826 gene encoding protein drumstick encodes MFAVMRIDNDDRRADFRRKMRPKCEFVCKFCQRRFTKPYNLMIHERTHKSPEVTFSCEVCGKYFKRQDNLRSHRCSQCIWR; translated from the exons ATGTTTGCGGTAATGCGCATTGACAACGACGATCGCAGGGCCGACTTCCGTCGCAAGATGCGACCAAAGTGCGAATTCGTGTGCAAATTCTGCCAGCGGCGCTTCACCAAACCGTACAACCTGATGATCCACGAGCGCACGCACAAGAGCCCGGAGGTGACGTTTTCCTGCGAGGTCTGCGGCAAGTACTTCAAGCGCCAGGACAACCTCCGCTCGCACAG ATGCAGTCAATGTATTTGGCGGTAA